A segment of the Sanyastnella coralliicola genome:
CAATGATGGAGACGGTGCCTTGATCGTCTGTTTGAATCGTGGTAAGAATAGAATCGAATGAAGCTGTGAAATCGAATCCTAGAATCCCTGAGAATTCTGTACGTATATAAGATCGAATCTGCTCCTTGTCTAGCAGCAATCCGGCCCCTTCAATAACGAAGAAGAGAATTGCTGGTAGACTGAACAGAGTGTAAAAAGCTATCGAAGAACTATAGGCGAATGGTTCTGCAGAAAAGAACTCTTCGAACCATCGTTTAACCGTTGTCCATATTTGTCGAAGCTTTTTCAAATCGCCTTGTTATGCAGCGTGAGCCTCATCGACACGCTGTTTGATTTCTTCAGCGACGTCATGCCCTTTTTTTACTACTTGGTCTTTGATTTCACTGAGAGTTTCTTTCGCTTCATCAACTTTGTTAGCGATTTTTTTTCGCGTGTTTTTACCGCTGTCTGGGGCGACCAGAATTCCAGTTACTAATCCTGCTACGGCTCCTGCTACGGCCCCTACTAATACATCTTTCGTTTTCATATAATTTGTTTTTGGTACTCTTATCGCGATGATTGTTCCAAAAATCATTTTGGTTGTAACGCGTTGTCAAAGAGTTGATTATGTGAAAAGATGAGTGCGGGCTGGAGAGTTCGTTATGTGTAAATTCTACTCAATATGTAGAAGAGTCTCCTTACTCATTGCTGTGTAAAGGTGAAGAGAGCACTAGATCAATTGTCAAGGGAAAGTGGTCACTACCGTTATTCTTGCCAATTGATAAGTCCTTTAAAGTAAAATGATCACTTACAAAGATATGGTCTAATGGGAAGCGACAGATTGGCCACCGCGCATGGAATGTTTTGAACATCCCACGTCCTACACGTGGGTCCTTCAACCCAGACTTTTTCTTGAACCATCTAGTAGATCTGCTCCAGGCTACATCATTTAGATCGCCGCAAACAATGGTTGGTGAGGTTTGTGTTTCAATTTTCAGAGCGGCCAAGTGAAGTTCAGAATCTCTTTCTCTAGATGTTTCATTCTGTGTTGGACTTGGAGGTGCAGGATGAAGAAATATACCGCGGATCAGGTTTTTATTCCATTCAAAATCAGCAAAAATGCTCGGAACATCCTGCTCAACCAAAAATTGGATTTCAGAATGTGTGATGGGTATTTTAGAGTACAGTGCAATACCATATGTATTTGCCAGAGGTAAAAGTTCCCGAAAAGGATGTAATGAAAGTTGCGGCTCAACAGCGGATTTCCAATCTTCACTGTATTCAAGAAAAACGATAATGTCTGGATCAATCTGATTGAGTTGCTTCAGTACGCTGTCGTAGTCATCGTTTCCCATTTCAACATTTGCACAGTAGATGCGTATCGATTCACTCATGACGTCCGCATCAGGTATTTCTGAACGAGACATTCTTGTGTAAGGGAAGATCCGATAGAAAGTCCAAACTGTGATGAACAGTAGCATAATGACTGTCAGCCAGGTCATCCAATGGCTGAAACTACCTAACACTAGGGTTGTCACCAATTGAACTAAAGCTACAACCAAGATTTGATGGTAAAGAAATTCTGGCACCCGAAAAATCCAATGTCTATTTCCGCTCAGCGAAAACAATACAGCTAGAAAGAGAATACAGGTTAGAGTGAATAGGATGGTCATAGTTGTAGACAAACGTAAACAGAACTGTTGACTATTTCCACAGCGATTCCAGAATACTTGGAGTCGATGAGGGGCTTATCATCTGATTATCAGCAAGGAAGAGGGTCTGGCTTGGATTGTGACTTGGTTTCAGAAAAAAGATATGCGAAACAACATCATTCCTAAGATTCTACTAATAGCCTTGGCCTTTTCTCTGGTAATGTGCGACAAATATGACGATGGTCCGGCAATCTCACTCATTTCTCGAACCGATAGAATAACCAACAATTGGGAAGTCTATCAAGCAAAATCTGATGAAGAGAATGTCACGGATGAGTTTGATCAATATGAACTATTTATAAGATCAGACGGTACTTGTGAACTCCATGCTGAATATACATTTCTAGGTGTTGATTTCACCACTGAAACAGAAGGGTTCTGGTACTTCCGAGATTCAGATCAAAATGTGGAATTCGATTTCGACGATGATGACTTTGATGATCAATACGAGATTCTTCGCCTAACCTCTGATGAACTTTGGTTACGTGACTTAGACGAAGCCCTTGAATTAAAATTAAACGAAATATGAAAACGAAGATTTTGAACTTACTGGTAATAGCCACAATTATGTTGTCGATTACCTCTTGTAGCAAATATGAAGAAGGACCGGTAATTAGCCTTCGATCGAAAACAGAGCGAGTAGCAAACACCTGGGTTATTGAAAAAGCTTATGACGGTGGTGAAGATGTCACCGACAATTACGACGAATATATCATTCAATTCCTCTCAAATGGTCAATCCAGTTTAGCAGCCATTTATGAATTAGGAAACATACAATTCGAATATGAAACTGATGGAACCTGGGAATTCGATAACAATAAAGAGAAAATCATTGTTGATTACGAAAACGATGACGCAGATGGAACTTACCTCATTCTGAAACTCTATGAAGAAGAATTATGGTTGATTCAACAAGGTTCTGGAGTTGAATTAAGACTCCGACCGATGTAATAGGTTAACACCCTCAAGAAAATCCCTTTTGGCAAGAATTAAGTACACTAAGCAGCCGAAAGGGATTTTTCTTTTTCTAGCCGGTTCTTCCATACTTATAGAAGATCAAAGTAGGAATTAACCGCTAATTTCCGTGGAATATTCATTAGTCCTGAACCTCTGAAAGCAACTCATCAAAGAGAATACTGCAGTGACTCCTTGGTGCTGCTGAAGCACGAAAAATCAGTATAGGGGGCGTGAGATTTAAGACTAGTCTTCTTCATGATTAAGCCTGAATCTTCCATTGTCTTTTCACCTCTCTCAATTGGTTGATGATTAGTAAATCGCCAGTGGTAGAAGGAAAGCCATTCAGTCCAACCATAACCGTCTGACGGATTCTACAACTTGTTGTGAAATTTCTACACTAATCACCACAGAACATGGAAAATAGCCACGGAAACCGGGGGTTCTAGAGATTGGTACAGTTTCTGAACTTTATTCTGTAGTTATGATAAAAGAAATAATTACAGACAACGGCCAGTTGAAAAATGGCACAGAAACTAAGAAAGTTGAAAGACTCCGACCCCATGCTCTCATTGGATATCAAAAAGACCATGCGAAGAAATTGAGCGGGGCATTGAATGTGCTACTAGCGAACTACGCAGTACACTATCAAAAGCTACTTAATTTCCACTGGAACGTTAAAGGACCTGACTTCTTTGACGTCCATGAGAAGTTTGAACAAGAGTATAACAAGGCGAAAGAAATCATCGATGATGTTGCTGAACGTATTCGAATCTTCGGGATGAAGCCGATGAGTACTATGAAGGCGTACCTCAACACAGCAAATATTCGTGAAGTCGAGTCGGATTTGACCTCAGACCAAATGATTGAGGAAATCTTATCAGATTACCAAATTCTTCTTGAAAGCCTTGTAGATGTTCTTGATACGGCCATAGAAATTGGTGACGGAGGAACGGAAGACTTAATGAAAGGATACATTAAATACGTAGAAAATAACCACTGGATGTGGACTGCGTTCTCAACTAAAAACAAATAAAATGAACAATACACAAGTAGAAGCAAAATGGCAAATTGCCAAAGGGAAATTGAAACAGAAATACGGTGATCTCATCGATGATGAAATCATGCGTGCTGAAGGTGCGACAGATGAAGTCATCGGGAAGCTCCGTGATAAACTAGGGAAATCAAAGGAAGAACTTCGTAACGAGTTGAATACAATGTTAAAGTAATTCCTAAGACCACCTTCTTCTCGCAAATCAAAATATTCGCCTTCCTCTTCATTCTCGGTTCTTTTGTAATCGGTTGTCAGGGTAATGAAACCTCGGACGACAACTTAACTGAAAATACGGAGCTCAATGTTTTAGCTGATGCGAAACTTGAGTTGGAAGCTGAACTCGCTAAGATCAACGAAGAAATGCTACTCGCAGATTCCTTGAGGTATAATCGACTTGCTCCTTTCAGAGAACGAATTGAGCAGGGAATCAGCTCACTCGGTGAGCTGGAAGCCGAAATCCAGTCTTTACCTGATCCCACCAGACGAGATGGAATTCCTAAGGCTAGCGAACTCATCGACGAAATTGACAAAGATCTTGAAGAGATGATGAAAGAGTACGAAAAACAAAATTTCGACATCAATTAATGGGTATGGATGTCAGGATGAATCGGGCCACAATTGTGGCCCTTTTCTATTTCCATCAAATTGTGCGAAAGAACCAAGCAATTGCTGAATAGATCCGGACCAATCGAAAAGTTTGCACCCCTCACCGAACTTCCTCAACTTCGCCGTGAAAAATTTAAACTATGGCACGCACACTTATCGAATGTGTTCCGAATATCTCGGAAGGGAGAGATGAAGCGAAGATCCAAGCGATTGCTTCAACGGTTGAAACAGTAGACGGAGTGAAGCTTTTGGATGTGGATCCTGGAGCATCAACGAACCGCACAGTAATCACTTTTGTAGGTGAACCTGATCAGGTGGTGGAAGCTGCGTTTCGATTGATTAAGAAGGCCGGAGAACTCATCGATATGAGCAAGCACAAAGGAGAGCACCCACGCATGGGAGCTACGGATGTTTGTCCGTTTGTGCCGGTGGCGAATGCTACGATGGATGACTGCGTGAAATGCGCAAGAGCATTGGGTGAGCGTGTTGGAAAAGAACTTGCCATCCCGGGATATTTCTATGAGAATGCGGCAACTTCTGAAAAGCGTCAGAACCTTGCACATTGCCGCAGCGGTGAGTATGAAGGACTAGACAAATTGTCAAAGCCAGAGTGGGCACCCGATTTTGGTCCGGCGGAGTTCAATGATCGAGCGAAGCAAACAGGAGCTACGGCAATTGGAGCACGTGATTTCTTGGTAGCATACAACGTGAACTTAAATACAACGTCTTCGCGTAGAGCCAACGCAATTGCTTTTGACATTCGAGAGGCTGGGCGCGTTAAACGTGAAGGGAATCCGTTGACAGGGAAGAAGGTGCTTGATGAAACAGGCGAGCCAGTGCGTATCCCAGGAAGTCTGAAAGCGGTGAAAGGAATTGGTTGGTTCATTGAAGAATACGGCATCGCGCAGTTGAGCTTGAACCTAACCAACATCAACATTACCTCAGTGCACAAAGCCTTTGATGAGGCATCTGAGCGCGCACGCGAGCGAGGTATCCGTGTGACAGGAAGTGAGATTGTTGGGTTGATCCCAAAAAAGGTGTTGATCGATGCGGCTGATCATTACCTCGATAAGCAATCACGATCGAAGGGAATTTCTGAAAGCGAAAAGATCAAAATTGCCGTTAAGTCTTTAGGGCTTGATGACTTGGCTCCTTTCGATGCACATTCAAAAGTGATTGAGTACATGATTGAGGATGGGGCTGAAGGAAAGCGTCTGATCGATATGGACTTGAAGGCCTTTGCCGAAGAGACTTCGTCTGAATCTATGGCTCCAGGTGGAGGTTCAATTTCTGCTTACTGCGGAGCGATGGGTGTTTCACTTGGCACCATGGTAGCAAACCTCAGCGCACACAAGCGTGGATGGGATGATCGTTGGGAAGAATTCTCTGAATGGGCAGTACGCGGAATGGAGTTCCAAGAGCAATTGATCGCGATGGTAGATGAAGATACCAACGCCTTCAACAAGATCATGGAGGCATACGGAATGCCTAAGAACACTGATGCCGATAAAGCTGCTCGCACTCAAGCGATTCAAGACGCGACCAAGTACGCAATTGAAGTTCCTTTGAAGGTGGCACGATTGTCGTACCAGAGTATGGAAGTGATGAAAGCCATGGCTGAAATAGGAAATCCTGCGAGTGTGACGGATGCTGGTGTTGGAGCACTTTGTGCGCGCACAGCGGTCATCGGTGCGGTGATGAATGTTCAGGTGAACACTGGAGATTTGACTGACGATGCGTACAAGGCTAAAGTTTTGGCTGAGGGTGCTGAATTGGTCGCTAACGCGGAATCGCTAGAAGCTACCATCCGCCAGCGTGTGGATGAGGTGCTGTCGAAGTAGGGAATAAGAGGTCGATCAGTGTATTAATATTGATTCGGCGCTGCCTTCTTGCTGAATCCTCCTACCTGGAAAAGAGAATTCCGACGTCAGTTCGTGTGGAAGCCCTGTGCTAATTTAACAGCGAACGAACCCTGTTCAAATACGTAGAAGAAACAGCTTGAATGCAGCCGCACAAATATCATGGAGGCAACGCCTCGCGAGGGTACTCTTCTTTTTCCCGCTACAACTCTTGTTGTTGCATGTTAAGAAGAACCTTTTCCTGCTGTTCTTTTGGATCATTTTGTTCGGATATACGCTGAACTATTTGGCGGCACGATACGGTGTAGCCTACCAGTTCTTGTTTCCAGAATATATGGGAGAGAACAGTCCATTCGCCTTTGCGATGGTGGGCTTTGCTTTGGGTGGATTTATCCTAGCATTCAATCTCTACACATATATTCTCCACGGATTCCGTTTTCCGTTTATTGCCACGCTGAATCGCCCTTTCTTGAAGTTCAGCATCAATAATTTCATTCTTCCAGCCAGCTTCGTCTTGACATACATGGTGTCAAGCATCACCTTTCAACGCGAGCAAGAATTGCTATCGGGAGAGGATATTCTCTTCAACATGTTCGGCTTCGTCATGGGGATATTAAGCTACTTGATAGTGAGCTTGGTTTACTTCCGTTTCACGAACAAGAACCTGCTGAGCTACGAAACGAAGGAAGAACCGAAGAAGCCAGAGAAAGGAGATGAAGAGGAAATGGTGCGTACCAATCTTCACCGAAAAGTTCAATGGACACGTAAGAATCGAATTAAACGAGAGTGGCGGGTTGAAACATATTTGTCTTCGGCCATCCGCATTAAGTTGGCACGTTCTGCAGAACACTACAACCACGATCTCCTGCAAAAGGTATTTGCGCAAAATCACTTAAACGCATCCCTGTTTGAGTTGGCGTTGGTGGTGTCATTTATCTTGATCGGTTCATTACGTGAGAACCCTTATTTCGTCTTACCTGCTGCGGCCAGTGTGATGCTCTTCTTTACCATGATGCTCATGCTCATCTCGGCGCTACATAGTTGGATCCGCGGTTGGACAGTCACGGTGTTTGCGTTGGCCTTTGTGCTAATCAATTTCTCTATGCCTGAACTGGGCATCTTCCATATTGAGAACCACGCTTATGGCATGGACTATGAGGCACCAAAAGCGGAGTACTCTCGAGACTACATTGCCTCTCTGAATACGAACGACTCCATTGCTGAGGCAGACTTCAATGCAACAATCGAGATGTTGGACAATTGGCGAAGGAAGCACTTAAAGCAATCAATCATGACTGGCAAGAAGCCAAAGCTGGTGATTGTGAATGTCAGTGGGGGAGGTTCTCGTTCAGCGCTCTGGACCTTCAGTAGTTTGCAATACGCTGACAGCGCCATTGAAGGCGGACTGATTGACCGTGCAGCCCTCATTTCTGGTTCTTCAGGAGGAATGATCGGAGCGGCGTATCTCCGTGAACTGTGTTTACTCGAAAAGCAAGGGGTGCTAGACAATCGACACCACCCTAGATTCAGAGATAATATTGGTAAAGACCTATTGAACCCAGTTATTTTTACCATTGCCACCAACGACTTTTTCGTCCGCTATCAAGACGTAGAATTTGATGGACGATCATACACGAAAGACCGTGCATGGGCTTTTGAAAAACAATTGAATTCCAACACGGAGCAGGTGATGAATAAACGCCTAAGCGATTATGTAGAGCCTGAACGCCAAGCACTCATCCCAACGATGATCTTTGCTCCAACTATCACCAACGACGGACGCCGCCTTCTTATTTCGAGCCAGCCATGTTCGTACCTGACTCAGAACAAGCCAGAAGATGGAGTGAACTATTCGTCGATATCAGAAGACGTAGAATACCTCAGACTGTTCGACGAGCAAGACCCTCTAAACCTTCGTTTCACAAGTGCTTTGCGGATGAATGCGACTTTCCCGTATGTCTTACCAATTGTGACACTACCATCCAATCCACCAGTTGAAGTAATGGATGCTGGTATGAGAGACAATTTCGGAATGAAGACGACGCTTCAATTCCTCTACACTTTCAGAAATTGGATCAATACGAATACCAGTGGTGTAGTGATTGTTCAAGTGCGCGATCTTCAACGCGATTCAGCACGTGAACACAAGAAGCCGAATCTTTTCAATAGAATCACCCAACCTCTTGGTTCAATCTATGGGAATATCACGCGCACCCAAGACTATAACAACGACCAATTGATTCGTTACATGTCGGCACTCATGGAGAATGATCTTGATATCGTCACCTTGCAGTTGGCGCCAGATGAAAAGTCTGCCGTTTCTCTCAGCTTTCACTTGACGAATACCGAGAAGACCACCATCAATCAGGAACTCCAAACCGAGGATTTCCAACAAGCAGTCGAAGAACTGAAACGATTGCTCGAATAAGCGTAATTCGTGTCTTCTTCAGGCGTATCTTTGCGGAAATTTCACGCGATGAACATCAAACGTCCTATAGGCCGCCTCCGTCTTATAGCTATCCTTGAAGGAATCAGTTACCTCTTGTTCGCTATCACGATGCCCCTCAAATACGTTTGGGAAATCACTGAGCCCAACATGATCGTTGGAATGGCCCACGGATGGTTATTCTTGATCTACATCGTGTTAGCCATTGAAAGCATTGTAGCGTACAAGTGGAAGTTCAAGCAAATCGCGTTGACCTTTGTAGCCTCTATTCTTCCGTTCGGAACCTTCTACGCTGACCACAAACTGTTCAAGCCCTTTGAAAAGGGGCTAGATGCTGCTCAATAAATCGCTTTAATCTCCACCTTTCCGGTGTTGTTCTCGAAGGATTCTCCCGACTGAAGGAGATGCATTTTTCGGCCGATAGGCGAAGCCAAAGAAATGCAGAAATACTTCTTTCCATCAAAGGTCACAGAGCCCATTCCGCTAGCAATGAGAAACTCTCCCATGCTCGTTTCGGCGTAAGCCCCAAATTCAATCTGATCAAAGTCTTTGTCTAGATCTACTCTTTGAAGGTCAGCGATCTGACCACGCAGCTTGATGATGTTTTTCTGAAGCTGTTCTTCCTCCTGTCGCATCATTTCGCGACTCGTTTCGAACTTATCTCCCGCGCTGCTTTTCTGTTCGCTCTTTTTCGACTCGCTCAGAGAATAGAGTTCGTTCGTGATGGTATTACATCGTGTGGTCAAATCGTCAATCAAGTGATTCACTAAGGCTGTTTTCTTCTCAGAGCTCATAGACGAAAGATAGGACGTGTGAAGCTACCTGCAATGAAAATTCGTAGCGAGTCCGTATGTTTGGACAAATCATCGCTATGGCGGAAGAAGAATTGCCTAAGAAACCGGAAGAGACAGCTGGCGGACAAGAGTCTGAACAACAGCGCGAAGCAGAGAAGCAAGCAGCCGATAAGGCACAGCGAGGCTTTCGGATTGCCTTGAATAACACTTGGGCATTCCTTCAATCAATTTTGAGCCTTCGAGAGGGAGTGGATAAAGATGCGACCACTGAAGGAATCAAAATGGACGTTGAGTTCCGTGGCCATGCTGCATGGATTCTGGTCGCGTCCATTATGATCGCTTCCATTGGTCTCTCGGTGGGTAATATTCCAATCATCGTAGGTGCCATGTTGATTTCTCCGTTGATGGGACCAATTCTGGGAATTGGACTTGCGGCGGGTACGAACGACTTTGAATTGCTCAAGCGCTCATTGACCAACTTCGCCATCGCTATCGCCATCAGTGTGGTGATTTCAACGCTGTATTTCTTGATCGTACCTACGCCAGAGATTAATGCAGAGCTGCTTGATCGTAAGACAGCCACCTTGCTTTCCATTGCAGTGGCTTTCTTTGGTGGTTTTGCAGGTATTATCGCTGGATCTAGAAGCTATAAGAGCAATGTAGTACCAGGGGTAGCCATTGCTACAGCTTTGATGCCTCCGTTGTGTACTGTTGGTTATGGTATCGCTAACGCGGAATTGGATTTCATCATTGGGGCCTTGTACCTCTTCTTCATCAATTCCATCTTCATCGCGCTGCCGACGTACCTGTACATCCGCTACATGCAGTTTCCGGTCAAGGAGTTCATTGATCCGATTCGTGAGCGAAAAATAAAGCGTCGTATTGCTTTCTTCTTGGTCTTGATCATCATACCGGGAGGAATCATCTTTGTTAACGTAATTCGCCAGAGTTTCTTTAGTCGGAATGCCAGTCAATTCTTGGTAGCGGTAGAAGAGACGCTTGAAGACAAGAACATCACGATTATTGACAAGCAAATCTTCTACGATGCTGACCAACCCAAAATCAAAATTGCGTTAATGGGAGACCCGGTCAGTCAAGAAACTCGTGAGCGTTGGGAAGATTTACGTGCTGAATTCGGGTTAGAAGGCTGTCAACTGGAAATCCGCGAACCACGTGACTTCACCGAAGCCATTGAAGACCTTCGTCAAGAAAATCTCAACAACTCCGCCGGACAAATCGAAGATTTTTATCGATCCGAAATCGAAGAGCGAGATGCGCGCATCGATGAACTCGAGCGAAGACTCAATCAATACGAGAACAGCGAAGGAACCTTCGATGATATTTCGGCGGAAGTAAAAATGCTTTTCCCAGAGATTCAA
Coding sequences within it:
- a CDS encoding YtxH domain-containing protein, producing the protein MKTKDVLVGAVAGAVAGLVTGILVAPDSGKNTRKKIANKVDEAKETLSEIKDQVVKKGHDVAEEIKQRVDEAHAA
- a CDS encoding endonuclease/exonuclease/phosphatase family protein; the protein is MTILFTLTCILFLAVLFSLSGNRHWIFRVPEFLYHQILVVALVQLVTTLVLGSFSHWMTWLTVIMLLFITVWTFYRIFPYTRMSRSEIPDADVMSESIRIYCANVEMGNDDYDSVLKQLNQIDPDIIVFLEYSEDWKSAVEPQLSLHPFRELLPLANTYGIALYSKIPITHSEIQFLVEQDVPSIFADFEWNKNLIRGIFLHPAPPSPTQNETSRERDSELHLAALKIETQTSPTIVCGDLNDVAWSRSTRWFKKKSGLKDPRVGRGMFKTFHARWPICRFPLDHIFVSDHFTLKDLSIGKNNGSDHFPLTIDLVLSSPLHSNE
- a CDS encoding Dps family protein yields the protein MIKEIITDNGQLKNGTETKKVERLRPHALIGYQKDHAKKLSGALNVLLANYAVHYQKLLNFHWNVKGPDFFDVHEKFEQEYNKAKEIIDDVAERIRIFGMKPMSTMKAYLNTANIREVESDLTSDQMIEEILSDYQILLESLVDVLDTAIEIGDGGTEDLMKGYIKYVENNHWMWTAFSTKNK
- a CDS encoding CsbD family protein — translated: MNNTQVEAKWQIAKGKLKQKYGDLIDDEIMRAEGATDEVIGKLRDKLGKSKEELRNELNTMLK
- the ftcD gene encoding glutamate formimidoyltransferase codes for the protein MARTLIECVPNISEGRDEAKIQAIASTVETVDGVKLLDVDPGASTNRTVITFVGEPDQVVEAAFRLIKKAGELIDMSKHKGEHPRMGATDVCPFVPVANATMDDCVKCARALGERVGKELAIPGYFYENAATSEKRQNLAHCRSGEYEGLDKLSKPEWAPDFGPAEFNDRAKQTGATAIGARDFLVAYNVNLNTTSSRRANAIAFDIREAGRVKREGNPLTGKKVLDETGEPVRIPGSLKAVKGIGWFIEEYGIAQLSLNLTNINITSVHKAFDEASERARERGIRVTGSEIVGLIPKKVLIDAADHYLDKQSRSKGISESEKIKIAVKSLGLDDLAPFDAHSKVIEYMIEDGAEGKRLIDMDLKAFAEETSSESMAPGGGSISAYCGAMGVSLGTMVANLSAHKRGWDDRWEEFSEWAVRGMEFQEQLIAMVDEDTNAFNKIMEAYGMPKNTDADKAARTQAIQDATKYAIEVPLKVARLSYQSMEVMKAMAEIGNPASVTDAGVGALCARTAVIGAVMNVQVNTGDLTDDAYKAKVLAEGAELVANAESLEATIRQRVDEVLSK
- a CDS encoding patatin-like phospholipase family protein, yielding MHVKKNLFLLFFWIILFGYTLNYLAARYGVAYQFLFPEYMGENSPFAFAMVGFALGGFILAFNLYTYILHGFRFPFIATLNRPFLKFSINNFILPASFVLTYMVSSITFQREQELLSGEDILFNMFGFVMGILSYLIVSLVYFRFTNKNLLSYETKEEPKKPEKGDEEEMVRTNLHRKVQWTRKNRIKREWRVETYLSSAIRIKLARSAEHYNHDLLQKVFAQNHLNASLFELALVVSFILIGSLRENPYFVLPAAASVMLFFTMMLMLISALHSWIRGWTVTVFALAFVLINFSMPELGIFHIENHAYGMDYEAPKAEYSRDYIASLNTNDSIAEADFNATIEMLDNWRRKHLKQSIMTGKKPKLVIVNVSGGGSRSALWTFSSLQYADSAIEGGLIDRAALISGSSGGMIGAAYLRELCLLEKQGVLDNRHHPRFRDNIGKDLLNPVIFTIATNDFFVRYQDVEFDGRSYTKDRAWAFEKQLNSNTEQVMNKRLSDYVEPERQALIPTMIFAPTITNDGRRLLISSQPCSYLTQNKPEDGVNYSSISEDVEYLRLFDEQDPLNLRFTSALRMNATFPYVLPIVTLPSNPPVEVMDAGMRDNFGMKTTLQFLYTFRNWINTNTSGVVIVQVRDLQRDSAREHKKPNLFNRITQPLGSIYGNITRTQDYNNDQLIRYMSALMENDLDIVTLQLAPDEKSAVSLSFHLTNTEKTTINQELQTEDFQQAVEELKRLLE
- a CDS encoding DUF3817 domain-containing protein — protein: MNIKRPIGRLRLIAILEGISYLLFAITMPLKYVWEITEPNMIVGMAHGWLFLIYIVLAIESIVAYKWKFKQIALTFVASILPFGTFYADHKLFKPFEKGLDAAQ
- a CDS encoding DUF389 domain-containing protein; translated protein: MFGQIIAMAEEELPKKPEETAGGQESEQQREAEKQAADKAQRGFRIALNNTWAFLQSILSLREGVDKDATTEGIKMDVEFRGHAAWILVASIMIASIGLSVGNIPIIVGAMLISPLMGPILGIGLAAGTNDFELLKRSLTNFAIAIAISVVISTLYFLIVPTPEINAELLDRKTATLLSIAVAFFGGFAGIIAGSRSYKSNVVPGVAIATALMPPLCTVGYGIANAELDFIIGALYLFFINSIFIALPTYLYIRYMQFPVKEFIDPIRERKIKRRIAFFLVLIIIPGGIIFVNVIRQSFFSRNASQFLVAVEETLEDKNITIIDKQIFYDADQPKIKIALMGDPVSQETRERWEDLRAEFGLEGCQLEIREPRDFTEAIEDLRQENLNNSAGQIEDFYRSEIEERDARIDELERRLNQYENSEGTFDDISAEVKMLFPEIQRAAYSNLVETSFNTAADTIPTLMVQWPEDMTEEQILASRDQLSRWLSARLKDDKARVIGYSLE